The following coding sequences lie in one Deltaproteobacteria bacterium genomic window:
- a CDS encoding MotA/TolQ/ExbB proton channel family protein gives MNQRGPTLDPVTETAVNVATQAAGAGEIASTFDTATILHLLWIGRLTVVPLALCSVIGLAVIIQQLVRYAGIDRRSRDLTRGVVDALVKHDLVTARSLCESAKTPLAGIFLEGLRWRNIALEDLNSVLATSRSEAITELRRGLWILGTIGSLAPFIGLFGTVWGILKAFHDMSVQGSGGFAVVAAGISEALVATAVGLLVAILALAAFNYLQVRAGAIAGVFARSCERLIQALLYVESASPAYAEEKSEEVRHGRPLPA, from the coding sequence ATCAATCAGAGAGGGCCGACCTTGGATCCAGTAACCGAGACCGCAGTGAACGTGGCGACGCAGGCCGCCGGCGCCGGCGAGATCGCGAGCACGTTCGACACCGCGACGATTCTCCACCTGCTCTGGATCGGCCGACTCACCGTCGTTCCGCTCGCGCTGTGCTCGGTGATCGGGCTCGCCGTGATCATCCAGCAGCTGGTGCGCTACGCCGGCATCGACCGCCGCAGCCGCGACCTGACGCGCGGCGTGGTCGACGCGCTGGTCAAGCACGATCTGGTCACGGCGCGGTCGCTGTGCGAGTCGGCGAAGACGCCGCTGGCGGGAATCTTCCTGGAGGGCCTGCGCTGGCGGAACATCGCGCTCGAGGACTTGAACAGCGTGCTGGCCACCTCGCGAAGCGAGGCCATCACCGAGCTGCGCCGCGGGCTTTGGATCCTGGGCACGATCGGATCGCTCGCGCCCTTCATCGGCCTGTTCGGGACCGTCTGGGGCATCTTGAAGGCGTTCCACGACATGTCGGTGCAGGGCTCGGGCGGCTTCGCGGTCGTCGCGGCCGGAATCTCCGAAGCTCTGGTCGCGACCGCGGTCGGTCTGCTGGTCGCGATCCTGGCGCTGGCCGCGTTCAACTACCTGCAGGTGCGCGCGGGCGCGATCGCCGGGGTCTTCGCGCGCTCCTGCGAGCGGCTGATCCAGGCGCTGCTCTACGTCGAGTCGGCGAGCCCCGCGTACGCCGAGGAGAAGTCCGAGGAGGTGCGCCATGGCCGCCCGCTCCCTGCCTAG
- a CDS encoding biopolymer transporter ExbD: MAARSLPSGDDADGDGIVAEINITPLTDIFLVLLIIFMVTTSVVSNQGKEVDLPSSAVASTTPSGVSVTVTAVGGIEVDGVEVAEANLPSVLKAALDKAREKIVILRGDKKVLLGQAVNILDIAQEAGAQGIALATKPPAPGES, from the coding sequence ATGGCCGCCCGCTCCCTGCCTAGCGGAGACGATGCCGACGGCGACGGAATCGTCGCCGAGATCAACATCACCCCGCTCACGGACATCTTCCTCGTCCTGCTGATCATCTTCATGGTCACCACGAGCGTGGTCTCGAACCAGGGCAAGGAAGTCGACCTGCCCAGCTCCGCGGTGGCGTCCACGACACCCTCCGGTGTCAGCGTCACGGTCACCGCGGTGGGAGGCATCGAGGTCGACGGCGTCGAGGTCGCGGAAGCGAACCTTCCCTCGGTGCTGAAGGCCGCGCTCGACAAGGCGCGGGAGAAGATCGTGATCCTGCGCGGGGACAAGAAGGTGCTGCTCGGCCAGGCCGTGAACATCCTCGACATCGCGCAGGAGGCCGGCGCGCAGGGAATTGCGCTGGCGACCAAGCCGCCCGCGCCGGGCGAGTCGTAG
- a CDS encoding nitronate monooxygenase, producing MKRIRNRVTELLGVEIPIVQAPMGWIARAELASAVSNAGGMGIIETSSGELDAVREEIRKMRDLTDKPFGVNIAQLFVRDPKIVDFVVAQGVRFVTTSAGDPSKLTAQLKSAGLTVFHVVPTLRAAAKAVEAGVDGLVVEGGEGGGFKNPRDVATMVLLPLVCSRVGVPVIAAGGICDGRSMAAAFALGAEGVQMGTVMVSAAESPVHANFKRAICDAAETDTVFLNRHHRPGLRALRTQHSEKLERLEKVELTELGRVLELYFGGDMEASIALAGQVAGRIESVRPVAEILRETMREFGEVAERLGGLVSA from the coding sequence ATGAAGCGGATCCGGAACCGCGTGACCGAGCTTCTCGGCGTCGAGATCCCGATCGTGCAGGCGCCGATGGGCTGGATCGCGCGCGCCGAGCTGGCCTCGGCGGTCTCGAATGCCGGCGGGATGGGCATCATCGAGACGTCCTCCGGCGAGCTCGACGCGGTTCGCGAAGAGATCCGCAAGATGCGCGACCTCACCGACAAGCCGTTCGGAGTGAACATCGCGCAGCTCTTCGTCCGCGATCCGAAGATCGTGGACTTCGTCGTGGCTCAGGGCGTGCGCTTCGTCACCACCTCGGCAGGAGACCCGTCGAAGCTCACCGCGCAGCTGAAGAGCGCGGGGCTCACCGTGTTCCACGTCGTGCCCACGCTTCGCGCCGCGGCGAAGGCGGTCGAGGCCGGAGTGGACGGTCTGGTGGTCGAGGGCGGCGAGGGCGGAGGATTCAAGAACCCGCGCGACGTCGCCACGATGGTGCTGCTGCCGCTGGTCTGCTCTCGCGTCGGCGTGCCCGTGATCGCCGCCGGGGGAATTTGCGACGGCCGCTCGATGGCCGCAGCGTTCGCGCTCGGCGCCGAGGGCGTGCAGATGGGCACGGTCATGGTCTCGGCGGCGGAGTCGCCGGTGCACGCGAACTTCAAGCGGGCGATCTGCGACGCCGCGGAGACCGACACGGTGTTCCTGAACCGACACCATCGGCCGGGACTCCGCGCGCTGCGGACGCAGCACAGCGAGAAGCTCGAGCGCCTCGAGAAGGTCGAGCTGACCGAGCTCGGCCGCGTGCTGGAGCTCTACTTCGGCGGCGACATGGAGGCCTCGATCGCGCTCGCGGGCCAGGTGGCGGGAAGGATCGAATCCGTCCGGCCGGTCGCCGAGATCCTGCGCGAGACGATGCGCGAGTTCGGCGAGGTGGCCGAGCGGCTCGGCGGGCTCGTCTCGGCCTAG
- a CDS encoding DUF1329 domain-containing protein — translation MSAESQPGKSPQRLHPATNRNPYHATPQPAPQGELMRKLAILLCLAVSATAFAAEQGSEDVLPNLPFKEGDTITFDQLEKLKDFLPAQFWENREFFFYEGMQLEVGPALRDYSEADAFKAASEKFKGQTKIVADGAMDGFVAGRPFDTAAIDCKGDPQAAAKIIWNFNKAWNGDGSDSTWSYTYWDRGEQLPLYYEGTARAISLSNRVEPEYLDGNKGDIFPNEKRLNVFGIEVEAPFDARGILVLTYRYKSADGPLKQAKNDDTWVYVPDLRRVRRISSAQRTDSVQGTDFTMDDLRSFSGIPPQYEWKCVGEQTVIAPMNTKSMAYPYTDSYNFGPYGFSFASDRWEVRNAWIVRFDPRNEDHPYHHKDIFIDKQTYEPIYSFAYDRKKELWKIIWHNHRWSEDWDGVKNKDPKASDGVWYPGWEGVKEPKDLRVISDIIVNVQTGTGNRIEFWNSTGAPLSSKGKIRRYIDIGRLNKGR, via the coding sequence ATGAGTGCGGAGTCCCAACCCGGAAAATCCCCACAGCGACTGCATCCAGCCACGAATCGAAACCCGTATCACGCAACGCCACAGCCAGCCCCGCAGGGAGAACTCATGCGCAAACTAGCGATTCTGCTCTGTCTAGCCGTCTCGGCGACCGCGTTCGCCGCGGAACAGGGTTCCGAGGACGTGCTCCCGAACCTGCCCTTCAAGGAAGGTGACACGATCACCTTCGACCAGCTCGAGAAGCTGAAGGACTTCCTGCCCGCGCAGTTCTGGGAGAACCGCGAGTTCTTCTTCTACGAGGGCATGCAGCTCGAGGTCGGCCCCGCGCTGCGCGACTACAGCGAAGCCGACGCCTTCAAGGCCGCCAGCGAGAAGTTCAAGGGCCAGACCAAGATCGTCGCGGACGGCGCGATGGACGGCTTCGTGGCCGGCCGGCCTTTCGATACCGCCGCGATCGACTGCAAGGGCGATCCGCAGGCCGCCGCGAAGATCATCTGGAACTTCAACAAGGCATGGAACGGGGACGGCAGCGATTCGACCTGGTCGTACACCTACTGGGATCGCGGCGAGCAGCTGCCGCTGTACTACGAGGGCACGGCGCGCGCGATCTCGCTCTCCAATCGGGTCGAGCCCGAGTACCTCGACGGAAACAAGGGCGACATCTTCCCCAACGAGAAGCGCTTGAACGTGTTCGGGATCGAGGTCGAGGCGCCGTTCGACGCGCGCGGCATCCTGGTCCTCACCTACCGCTACAAGTCGGCGGACGGCCCGCTGAAGCAGGCGAAGAACGACGACACCTGGGTGTACGTACCGGATCTTCGCCGCGTGCGGCGCATCTCGTCGGCGCAGCGCACCGACTCGGTGCAGGGCACCGACTTCACGATGGACGACCTGCGCAGCTTCTCGGGCATTCCTCCGCAGTACGAGTGGAAGTGCGTCGGCGAGCAGACGGTGATCGCGCCGATGAACACCAAGTCGATGGCCTACCCGTACACCGACTCGTACAACTTCGGCCCCTACGGCTTCTCGTTCGCGAGCGACCGCTGGGAGGTCCGCAACGCCTGGATCGTCCGCTTCGATCCGCGAAACGAGGACCACCCGTACCACCACAAGGACATCTTCATCGACAAGCAGACCTACGAGCCGATCTACAGCTTCGCGTACGACCGCAAGAAGGAGCTGTGGAAGATCATCTGGCACAACCACCGCTGGAGCGAGGACTGGGACGGCGTGAAGAACAAGGATCCGAAGGCCTCCGACGGCGTCTGGTATCCCGGCTGGGAGGGCGTGAAGGAGCCGAAGGACCTGCGCGTGATCAGCGACATCATCGTGAACGTGCAGACGGGCACCGGAAACCGGATCGAGTTCTGGAACAGCACGGGAGCGCCGCTGTCGAGCAAGGGCAAGATCCGGCGCTACATCGACATCGGGCGCCTGAACAAGGGCCGCTAG